From Oncorhynchus mykiss isolate Arlee chromosome 25, USDA_OmykA_1.1, whole genome shotgun sequence, a single genomic window includes:
- the chmp3 gene encoding charged multivesicular body protein 3 isoform X1 produces MGLFGKTHDKPPKDLVNEWSLKIRKEMRVIDRQIRAVLRVAGALQKSTEVMKAMQSLVKIPEIQGTMRELSKEMMKAGIIEEMLEDTFESMEDDDEMEEAAEAEVDKILFEITAGALGKAPSKVTDALPEMEPPAAAAASEDESEEDIEEMHSRLAALRS; encoded by the exons ATGGGGCTGTTCGGGAAAACACACGATAAACCACCGAAAGACCTG GTAAATGAATGGTCACTCAAAatcaggaaggagatgagagtGATTGACAGACAAATTCGAG CTGTATTGCGTGTAGCTGGGGCCCTTCAGAAGAGCACAGAGGTCATGAAAGCCATGCAGAGCTTAGTAAAGATCCCAGAGATCCAGGGCACCATGAGGGAGCTGTCTAAGGAGATGATGAAG GCTGGTATCATCGAGGAGATGTTGGAGGATACCTTTGAAAGCATGGAGGATGACGATGAGATGGAGGAGGCAGCAGAGGCGGAAGTTGATAAGATCCTCTTTGAGATCACAGCAG GTGCCCTTGGCAAAGCGCCCAGCAAAGTCACAGACGCCCTGCCTGAAATGGAGCCTCCTGCCGCAGCTGCAGCCTCAGAGGATGAGTCGGAGGAGGACATTGAGGAGATGCATTCTAGACTGGCAGCCTTAAGGAGCTAA
- the chmp3 gene encoding charged multivesicular body protein 3 (The RefSeq protein has 1 substitution compared to this genomic sequence) — protein sequence MGLFGKTHDKPPKDLVNEWSLKIRKEMRVIDRQIRDIQREEEKVKRSIKDAAKKGHRDVCVVLAKEMIQSKRAVSKLYASKAQMNSVLLSMKNRLSVLRVAGALQKSTEVMKAMQSLVKIPEIQGTMRELSKEMMKAGIIEEMLEDTFESMEDDDEMEEAAEAEVDKILFEITAGALGKAPSKVTDALPEMEPPAAAAASEDESEEDIEEMHSRLAALRS from the exons ATGGGGCTGTTCGGGAAAACACACGATAAACCACCGAAAGACCTG GTAAATGAATGGTCACTCAAAatcaggaaggagatgagagtGATTGACAGACAAATTCGAG ACattcagagggaggaggagaaggtaaAGAGATCCATTAAAGATGCTGCTAAAAAGGGACACCGGGACGTGTGTGTGGTTCTTGCAAAAGAGATGATCCAGTCGAAGCGTGCAGTCAGCAAACTTTATGCTTCCAAAGCCCAAATGAACTCTGTACTACTCAGCATGAAGAACCAGCTTT CTGTATTGCGTGTAGCTGGGGCCCTTCAGAAGAGCACAGAGGTCATGAAAGCCATGCAGAGCTTAGTAAAGATCCCAGAGATCCAGGGCACCATGAGGGAGCTGTCTAAGGAGATGATGAAG GCTGGTATCATCGAGGAGATGTTGGAGGATACCTTTGAAAGCATGGAGGATGACGATGAGATGGAGGAGGCAGCAGAGGCGGAAGTTGATAAGATCCTCTTTGAGATCACAGCAG GTGCCCTTGGCAAAGCGCCCAGCAAAGTCACAGACGCCCTGCCTGAAATGGAGCCTCCTGCCGCAGCTGCAGCCTCAGAGGATGAGTCGGAGGAGGACATTGAGGAGATGCATTCTAGACTGGCAGCCTTAAGGAGCTAA
- the chmp3 gene encoding charged multivesicular body protein 3 isoform X2 — protein sequence MIQSKRAVSKLYASKAQMNSVLLSMKNQLSVLRVAGALQKSTEVMKAMQSLVKIPEIQGTMRELSKEMMKAGIIEEMLEDTFESMEDDDEMEEAAEAEVDKILFEITAGALGKAPSKVTDALPEMEPPAAAAASEDESEEDIEEMHSRLAALRS from the exons ATGATCCAGTCGAAGCGTGCAGTCAGCAAACTTTATGCTTCCAAAGCCCAAATGAACTCTGTACTACTCAGCATGAAGAACCAGCTTT CTGTATTGCGTGTAGCTGGGGCCCTTCAGAAGAGCACAGAGGTCATGAAAGCCATGCAGAGCTTAGTAAAGATCCCAGAGATCCAGGGCACCATGAGGGAGCTGTCTAAGGAGATGATGAAG GCTGGTATCATCGAGGAGATGTTGGAGGATACCTTTGAAAGCATGGAGGATGACGATGAGATGGAGGAGGCAGCAGAGGCGGAAGTTGATAAGATCCTCTTTGAGATCACAGCAG GTGCCCTTGGCAAAGCGCCCAGCAAAGTCACAGACGCCCTGCCTGAAATGGAGCCTCCTGCCGCAGCTGCAGCCTCAGAGGATGAGTCGGAGGAGGACATTGAGGAGATGCATTCTAGACTGGCAGCCTTAAGGAGCTAA